The nucleotide window CTGCCGCAGCAGCATTAATCGGGTGCTGCCTGCGGCCCCGTCCGCTTTCTGCGAGCAGGCTCGGTTTCCGGCTATTTCTGGCAGTCGAGCGTGACTTCGACCGGGTTGGGCACCAGTTCCAGCATGGCCCCGCTGCCGGCATCGACGCCGGCGCCGATAATGCCGCCGAAGATCACATTGCCGGCCATCGCCGCTCCGCCCCCGCCGGCGACCCGATTGGTCACCCGCACCTGTTGGGGCTGGCAGCGATCCTTGCTGATCAGCGCGTTCAGTTCGGACTTGCGGGGCAGCTTGAAGGTGCAGGGTGTGCCGGCGCAGGTCTCGCCATTGCTCAGCTTAACCTGGGCGCCCTGGGGGGTGGAGTTCACCACCAGCGCGTCCTTGGTGCCCCTGGTGATCGTCGCGCAGCCGGCAAGCGAAAACACGGCTAGGGCCACGGTCAGGAATCGGATCATGTTCAGTCCTCACGTCATGTCGAGAACTTTCAGAGAACACGAGAATCCCTTACAACCGGTAAACCCGCGCGACATTCCGGCAAAGCCGCGCAGGCCTCAGATCCGCCCGATCTTCTGCGGCAGCAGGACGGTGAAGCGGCTGCCCTCGCCGCGATGGCTTTCGATCCGCAACCGGCCGCGATGGCGGTTGATGATATGCTTGACGATGGCAAGCCCCAGCCCGGTGCCGCCCTGCTCGCGCGAGCGATGCGTGTCCACCCGGTAGAAGCGTTCGGTCAGTCGCGGCAGGTGCTGGGGATCTATCCCCTCGCCCCGGTCGGCGACGCTTACCGACCAGGCCGGGCCGCGCAGCACCGGCTCATGCTCCAGATGCTCCAGCGTCACCGTGACGACGCCGCCGGTGCCGCCATATTTCACCGCGTTCTCGATCAGGTTGTGAAACACCTGCACCAGCTGGTCGGCATCGCCGGGCAGCGGCACTTGGCCCTCGGCGCCCAGCAGATCCAGCCGCACACCCGCCGCCGCGGCCGCCGGGGCCAGCGTCGCCACCACGCCGCGCAGCAGCCCCGCCAGCTCGATGCCCTGCGCCGGCCGCCGCCGTTCGTCCTGCTCGACGCGGCTCAGGGACAGCAGGTCGGCGATCAGCCGGTTCATGCGGCCGGCCTCGCGCTCCATGATGTCCAGGAAGCGGTCGCGCGCCGCGGCATCGTTGCGGGCCGGGCCGCGCAGCGTCTCGATGAAGCCCATCAGCGCGGTCAGCGGCGTGCGCAGCTCGTGGCTGACATTGGCGACGAAATCGCGCCGCATCAGCTCGGTCTCCTCGTCGCGCGAGCGGTCCTCGATCGCCACCGCCGCGCCGCTGAAGCCCGGGGCGTCCAGCGCCGTCACCGTGACCTCGCAGAAGACGCGCCGTTCGGCGGCGCCCAGGGTCAGCGTCAGCCGCGCCCGGTCCTGGCCGGACAGCACCGCGTCCAGCGCGGCATTCACCTCGGGGTGGCGCAGCACGGTGACGAAGGGCCGCCCGCTTGGCGTCGGCCCCAACAGCGCCTCGGCCAGTTCATTGGCGCCGACGATGCGCGCCTGCCGGTCCACGGCCAGCATCGGCACCGGCACTGCCCGCAACAATGCGTGAAGCCGCGCCTCCATCATCCCTCGAAGGCCTGGGTCAGGCCCTTGCGATAGCGCGCGGCGTTGCGGCTGTAGCCCTCGGCCGATTTCAGCAGCTGCGCCCGGGCGATGTCGTCCAGCTCGCGCACGATCTTGCCGGGCGCCCCCATGACCAGAGAGCCGGGCGGGATCACCTTGTTCTCGGCGATCAGCGCCCCGGCCCCGATCAGCGAGCCGGCGCCGATGCGCGCGCCGTTCAGGATGATCGCCCCCATGCCGATCAATGCCCCGTCCTCGATGGTGCAGCCGTGCAGGATGGCGCGGTGGCCGATGGTACAATTGGCGCCGATGGTCAGCGGATAGCCGATATCGGTATGGCAGACCGTCAGGTCCTGCACGTTCGCGTTGCGGCCGACGCGGATCTCCTCGTTGTCGCCGCGCAGCACGGCGCCGAACCAGACGCTGGCGCCCGGCTCCAGCACCACCTTGCCCATCAGCTGCGCATCCGGCGCCACCCAGGCGTCCGCGGCAATCTTCGGCGCGATGCCGTCCAGTTCCCAGATCATGCGCTTTCCTCCTCCATCAGGGCGCGAACAAAGGGACCAAGGCCGACCTGCCGGTCGCGGCGCTGCCGCTCGGCCTTCAGGATGGTGATCAGAGTTTCGGCGCTGCGGTCCAGGTCGTCATTGACGATCACGTAATCATATTCCGCCCAATGGCTGATCTCGTTGCGGCTTTTCCGCATCCGCGTGGCGATCACCTCGGGCGCGTCCTGCCCGCGCGAGACCAGGCGGCGCTCCAGCTCGGTCAGGCTGGGCGGCAGCACGAAGATCGAGATCACATGCTTTCCCAGGCTCGAGGCGCGGATCTGCTGGCCGCCCTGCCAGTCGACGTCGAACAGCGTGTCGCGTCCGGCGCGCATCGCCGCCTCGACCGGGCCGCGCGGCGTGCCATAGAAATTGCCGAAGACCTCGGCATGTTCCAGCATCTCGCCGGCCGCGACCATGGCGCGAAACTCGTCCGTGCTGCGGAAATAGTAATGCTCGCCCTCGACCTCGCCGGGCCGCGGCTTGCGGGTGGTGGCCGAGACGGAAAAGCGCAGCTCGCGGTCCCAGTCCATCAACCGCCGCGCCAGCGTCGACTTGCCCGCCCCCGAGGGCGAGGACAGGATCACCAGAAGTCCGCTGCGCTCCAGAACCATGCTCATGTCCCCTGCCGTGCCTCGCGCCGCCTGAATGGCCTCGCCCGCCAGCCGGGTCAAGCCCCGCCCCCGCGGCGACGCGCGGTGACGGCGGATTTTAACCATCGGCCGAGAATTCTCTCGGAAAAGATCGAGGAAGGGTTTAGATTTCCTGCAGGAGTTTGTTTTTCCAGGTAAGCAGGTAAGGCCCGGGCGATGGCGCAGGATCACGGTCAGGACGGGGATTGTCCGCCCAAGCGGCCGGGCTGCAGCCAGGGCAAGCTGCTGCACCTGGCGGATTACGAACCGGTGCAGATCGACCGGATCCTGGGCGAGCTGCGCGGCTATTGGGAAGGGCTGCGCCATGGCCGCGCCATTCCCGCCCGCGGCGATGTCGAGCCGCGCGGCATTCGCCGGGCCTTGGATTATGCCTTCATTCTGGAACGCATCGCGCCGGGTGCGGCGCGCTTTCGCTTGGCCGGGCGGCACCTGATCGACCTGATGGGCATGGAGGTGCGCGGCATGCCGCTTTGCGCCTTCCTGAACACCAGTTCGCGCGGCCGGCTGTCGGACGTGCTGGAAAGCGTCTTCCGCGGCCCGCAGATCGCCGAGATCGCGCTTGAGTCCCCTGCCTCCTACGGCCGGCCCGGACTGCGCGGCGGGATGCTGCTCTTGCCGTTGCGCTCGGATCTGGGCGACGTGACGCGGGCCTTGGGCTGCCTGATCAGCGACGGCAAGCTTGGCCAGAGTCCGCGGCGCTTCGACCTGGTCGGCGACCAGCAATTCCCGGTCATCCCCGGCGCCAGGGTGCTGGAGCCTTCGCCCTCGCACCCGGGGTTCGACGAAGCGCCGGCGCGCTGGCAGGCAAGCCTGCCCGCCGAGCCCCGCCCGTCCGAGCCCGCGACGCCCGAGGAACGCCGGGCGCGGTTCCACGTCATCCAGGGCGTGCCGCCGCCCCGGCCGCGCGGCGGCCGCTTCTGACGACGGCACGAAAAAGGGCGGCAAGGGCCCTGCCCCCACCGCCCGATCCGTGCTCGCGCCCTGCGCCCGCTCAGCTTGCCCTGGCGTGCTTGGAGCCGTTGATGCGGCGGTTGCGCAGTTCCTCGGCCACCAGGAAGGCCAGTTCCAACGACTGGCTGGCGTTCAGCCGCGGATCGCAGGCGGTGTGATAGCGGTCCGACAGATCTTCGTCGGTGACGGCGCGCACGCCGCCGGTGCATTCGGTCACATCCTGGCCGGTCATCTCGAAATGCACGCCGCCGGGGATGGTGCCCTCGGCGCGGTGGACGGCAAAGAACTCGCGCACCTCGCGCAGCACCGAATCGAACGGCCGGGTCTTGTAGCCCGAGGCCGATTTGATGGTGTTGCCGTGCATCGGATCGCAGGACCAGACGACATTCGCGCCCTCGTCCCGCACCGCCTTGATCAGGCGCGGCAGGTGGTCGCCCACCGCCCCGGCACCGAAGCGGGCGATCAGCGTCAGCCGGCCCGGCTCGTTCTCCGGGTTCAGCTTGGCGATCAGTGCCTTGAGGTCGCTGTCGCTGATCGAGGGGCCGCATTTCAGCCCGATCGGGTTCTGCACCCCGCGCGCGAACTCGACATGCGCGCCGTCGACCTGACGGGTGCGGTCGCCGATCCAGATCATGTGACCCGAACCCGCGACCGGCAGGCCGGTGGTCGAATCGATGCGGGCCAGCGCCTCCTCGTATTCCAGCAGCAGGGCTTCATGGCTGGTGTAGAAATCCACCTTGCCGAGATCATGCGCGGTTTCCGAGGTCACGCCGGCGGCGGCCATGAAGGCCATGGCGTCGCTGATCCGGTCGGCGATGTCGCGATAGCGTGCGGCTTCATCGCCGCCGGTGAAATCGCTGATCCAGCTTTGCACCCGATGCATGTCGGCATAGCCGCCGGTCGAGAAGGCGCGCAGCAGATTCAGCGAGGCCGCGGCCTGTGTATAGGCCGACAGCATGCGCTGCGGATCGGGAATGCGCGCCTCGGGGGTGAAATCGAAACCGTTGATGATGTCGCCGCGATAGCTGGGCAGCTCCTGCCCGTCCAGCAGCTCGGTCGGGGTTGACCGCGGCTTGGCGAACTGCCCGGCCATGCGGCCGACCTTGACCACCGGCAGTTGCGCGCCCCAGGTCAGCACCACCGCCATCTGCAGCATGACCTTGAAGGTGTCGCGGATGTTGTCGGCCGAGAATTCGGCGAAGCTCTCGGCGCAGTCGCCGCCCTGCAGCAGGAAGGCGCGGCCGGCCGCGACCTCGCCCAGCGAGCCCTTCAGCCGACGCGCCTCGCCGGCGAAGACCAGCGGCGGGTATTTGGCCAATTGCGCCTCGACGGCGACGACGGCGGGCTGGTCGGGATAGTCCGGCATCTGGACGCGCGGATAGGCGCGCCAGCCACGCTTGTCCCATGCCTTTGCCGGGGTCGCGGAACTGGAATGCATCGGTGCCATGATCCTATCCTTCATGTGATCGGTGATCGCCATATAGAGGCTGCGGGGGCAAAGGAAAAGCCTTGCGCGCGCCGGCATTGCCTGCTGATCTGCCGCGACAGCAGACGTGCGACCGCCATGCCAGATCAGGATCCAGCAGTCCCCCCTTCCCCCGCCCCGCCCCCACCGCCTGCCGCGCCGGCTGTGCAGCGCTATGTCTTCCTGCTTCTGGACCGTTTCACCCTGGTCTCCTTCGCCGCGGCGATCGAGCCGCTGCGGCTGGCCAACCGCCTGGCCGGACGGACGCTCTACGACTGGCGGCTGGTGGGCGAACAGGCCGGAGAACAGGCCGCAGAACAGGGCGCCGCCGCCTGCTCGAACGGCGCCCGCGTCATGCTTGACGGCGGGCTTGCCGACACCGCGCGCGGCGATACCGTGCTGGTCTGCGGCGGGCTCGACATCGCCCGCGCCGCCACCCGCCCGGTGCTGGCCTGGCTCCGGCGCGAGGCCCGGCGCGGCACCCGCATCGGCGCGCTGTGCACCGGGGCCTGGGTGCTGGCCGAGGCCGGGCTGCTTCACGGCCGC belongs to Paracoccus sp. TOH and includes:
- the gmk gene encoding guanylate kinase, yielding MERSGLLVILSSPSGAGKSTLARRLMDWDRELRFSVSATTRKPRPGEVEGEHYYFRSTDEFRAMVAAGEMLEHAEVFGNFYGTPRGPVEAAMRAGRDTLFDVDWQGGQQIRASSLGKHVISIFVLPPSLTELERRLVSRGQDAPEVIATRMRKSRNEISHWAEYDYVIVNDDLDRSAETLITILKAERQRRDRQVGLGPFVRALMEEESA
- a CDS encoding PAS domain-containing protein, with translation MAQDHGQDGDCPPKRPGCSQGKLLHLADYEPVQIDRILGELRGYWEGLRHGRAIPARGDVEPRGIRRALDYAFILERIAPGAARFRLAGRHLIDLMGMEVRGMPLCAFLNTSSRGRLSDVLESVFRGPQIAEIALESPASYGRPGLRGGMLLLPLRSDLGDVTRALGCLISDGKLGQSPRRFDLVGDQQFPVIPGARVLEPSPSHPGFDEAPARWQASLPAEPRPSEPATPEERRARFHVIQGVPPPRPRGGRF
- a CDS encoding class II 3-deoxy-7-phosphoheptulonate synthase — encoded protein: MAPMHSSSATPAKAWDKRGWRAYPRVQMPDYPDQPAVVAVEAQLAKYPPLVFAGEARRLKGSLGEVAAGRAFLLQGGDCAESFAEFSADNIRDTFKVMLQMAVVLTWGAQLPVVKVGRMAGQFAKPRSTPTELLDGQELPSYRGDIINGFDFTPEARIPDPQRMLSAYTQAAASLNLLRAFSTGGYADMHRVQSWISDFTGGDEAARYRDIADRISDAMAFMAAAGVTSETAHDLGKVDFYTSHEALLLEYEEALARIDSTTGLPVAGSGHMIWIGDRTRQVDGAHVEFARGVQNPIGLKCGPSISDSDLKALIAKLNPENEPGRLTLIARFGAGAVGDHLPRLIKAVRDEGANVVWSCDPMHGNTIKSASGYKTRPFDSVLREVREFFAVHRAEGTIPGGVHFEMTGQDVTECTGGVRAVTDEDLSDRYHTACDPRLNASQSLELAFLVAEELRNRRINGSKHARAS
- a CDS encoding gamma carbonic anhydrase family protein codes for the protein MIWELDGIAPKIAADAWVAPDAQLMGKVVLEPGASVWFGAVLRGDNEEIRVGRNANVQDLTVCHTDIGYPLTIGANCTIGHRAILHGCTIEDGALIGMGAIILNGARIGAGSLIGAGALIAENKVIPPGSLVMGAPGKIVRELDDIARAQLLKSAEGYSRNAARYRKGLTQAFEG
- a CDS encoding ATP-binding protein, which gives rise to MMEARLHALLRAVPVPMLAVDRQARIVGANELAEALLGPTPSGRPFVTVLRHPEVNAALDAVLSGQDRARLTLTLGAAERRVFCEVTVTALDAPGFSGAAVAIEDRSRDEETELMRRDFVANVSHELRTPLTALMGFIETLRGPARNDAAARDRFLDIMEREAGRMNRLIADLLSLSRVEQDERRRPAQGIELAGLLRGVVATLAPAAAAAGVRLDLLGAEGQVPLPGDADQLVQVFHNLIENAVKYGGTGGVVTVTLEHLEHEPVLRGPAWSVSVADRGEGIDPQHLPRLTERFYRVDTHRSREQGGTGLGLAIVKHIINRHRGRLRIESHRGEGSRFTVLLPQKIGRI